In a single window of the Tigriopus californicus strain San Diego chromosome 2, Tcal_SD_v2.1, whole genome shotgun sequence genome:
- the LOC131892686 gene encoding keratin, type I cytoskeletal 9-like has protein sequence MGRGFMLNRQQARTFSSDQIVVIFAGVSCLAEPEPNAEPRRGYVGGYRGSLNGHDRGFAGYHGGNYAAYLGGFGGGFGGYGGTHGGGFGGHQAGFGGGFFSGGHGYQKRSADAEPKGVVVANYPQDAYSIEYVSSNDAHTIGKREAEPGFRYGRYGGGYGHGGYHGGRRGGYHRGYHGGHHRGYGGYAYGGRYGHSF, from the exons ATGGGCCGAGGTTTCATGCTCAATCGGCAACAAGCACGCACCTTTAGCTCAGATCAG ATTGTCGTAATTTTTGCCGGTGTCAGTTGTTTGGCTGAGCCCGAACCCAATGCCGAACCTCGCCGAGGATATGTAGGCGGGTATAGGGGAAGTTTGAACGGACACGACAGGGGGTTTGCCGGATATCACGGCGGAAATTACGCCGCATATCTCGGCGGATTTGGTGGAGGATTCGGTGGATACGGTGGAACCCACGGTGGAGGATTTGGTGGCCATCAAGCCGGATTTGGAGGCGGATTTTTTAGTGGTGGACATGGGTATCAAAAACGATCTGCTGATGCTGAGCCCAAGGGCGTGGTTGTTGCCAATTATCCTCAAGATGCATACAGCATTGAATACGTTTCGTCCAACGATGCTCACACCATTGGCAAACGAGAGGCGGAACCCGGGTTCAGATATGGTAGATATGGTGGTGGATATGGCCATGGTGGTTACCATGGAGGTCGTCGTGGAGGCTACCACAGAGGCTACCATGGCGGTCATCACAGGGGCTATGGTGGATACGCTTATGGTGGTCGTTATGGACACTCTTTTTAA
- the LOC131876955 gene encoding nose resistant to fluoxetine protein 6-like isoform X1 yields the protein MKRSHIWILFLLVEVNSCFSFNFEPPRISFDYEDFAYKFTTSDFKGEIEEFVSEKCLGDLTTFVERLLNPIGSLEPGSGGRWPLKMWDAMGKYPTDGFFTQGNFISPGSPSSCVEVEAIFDTASSKGQFAGKYCYVTMLSVNQSSSTMPILDDVLRERHTRGLNLISPSGAAFLNVPEARALLGGGLGKFGICLPDSCSFPDIENLLGLYSLTLSSLDELFIMSPQNCIENQSDKAFETGDILFLIIISIFLALVALGTLYDWIHRWQKDTSLAPTDNWIVGFSLQYNCSKLFRVTEASRGEDHLSCLDGIRFLSMSWVLLSHAYSSCLGLPLKNMFHVGDEFVEPFLFRTILNGYVCVDSFFVLSGVLTAYLTFKELDRNEGWMNVPLFYIHRYIRLTGVYAMMIFFSATVYKYLDIGPLNNVEFEVQMCKDVWYSNLLYYNIFVFEQGFCLGHTWFLTNDFYFFLLSPLLTIPMWWITKKSKRIWALVYPLIWLAIFTIIIAVLAYAKDWPLSSLVDFMDYDYQSESYIKPWCRCQPYILGLMVGYLVHTTKKQNLRISWPLSYWLWIASTGIALSIIWGVNVHEVWQTGVTPTLVASVFFNAFSRIGWALALGWLIFACCRGQAGSFWINSFLTWEGFVPLSRLTYCIFLCHCTVIPVMLSFFTHHIYVTHFFVTLIILAAFTISLMVAIFMCLVIEMPLLNSEKLFFSWIFSLRKTSL from the exons atgaagcGCAGCCATATCTGGATCTTATTCCTATTAGTGGAAGTAAATAGTTGCTTCAGTTTTAATTTCGAGCCTCCAAGAATCTCTTTCGATTATGAAGACTTTGCCTACAAATTCACTACATCAGATTTCAAAGGCGAGATCGAAGAATTCGTCTCCGAGAAATGTCTGGGAgatttgacaacttttgtaGAGCGATTATTGAACCCAATAGGATCCCTTGAACCTGGATCCGGCGGAAGATGGCCTTTGAAAA TGTGGGATGCCATGGGAAAATATCCCACCGACGGATTTTTCACCCAAGGCAACTTCATCTCGCCCGGTTCTCCATCTTCTTGCGTGGAAgttgaagccatttttgacacgGCTTCGAGCAAAGGCCAATTTGCAGGCAAATACTGTTACGTGACAATGCTGTCTGTCAACCAATCTTCATCAACCATGCCCATTTTGGACGATGTGCTTCGAGAACGACACACAAGAGGGTTGAATTTGATCTCACCAAGTGGAGCAGCATTTCTAAATGTTCCCGAAGCCAGG GCTCTTCTGGGAGGAGGACTTGGAAAATTTGGCATTTGTTTGCCCGATTCGTGTTCGTTTCCGGATATCGAGAACCTGTTGGGTCTTTACAGCTTGACTTTATCGTCACTTGACGAGTTATTCATCATGTCACCGCAAAACTGCATTGAGAACCAATCCGACAAGGCTTTCGAGACTGGTGACATCCTTTTCTT AATAATAATTAGCATTTTCTTGGCTCTGGTTGCTCTTGGCACCCTTTACGACTGGATTCATAGATGGCAGAAGGACACATCTTTGG CTCCGACGGATAATTGGATTGTTGGGTTTTCTTTGCAATACAATTGTAGCAAACTCTTTCGAGTGACTGAGGCATCCAGAGGCGAAGATCACTTGAGCTGCTTGGATGGAATTCGATTCCTGTCCATGAGTTGGGTCCTTCTGTCTCATGCATATTCCTCGTGTCTTGGACTACCTCTGAAAAACATGTTTCACGTGGGAGATGAG TTCGTGGAACCATTTCTCTTTCGTACCATTCTGAACGGCTATGTGTGTGTTGATAGTTTTTTCGTTCTCAGCGGGGTTCTCACGGCTTATTTGACCTTCAAAGAATTGGACCGAAATGAAGGTTGGAtgaatgttccacttttctaCATTCACCGATACATTCG CTTAACTGGAGTGTACGCCATGATGATATTCTTCAGTGCCACAGTGTATAAATATTTGGATATTGGTCCGCTTAATAATGTGGAGTTTGAAGTTCAAATGTGCAAGGATGTGTGGTACTCAAACCTGTTGTACTACAACATCTTTGTCTTTGAACAAGGATTT TGCTTGGGTCACACTTGGTTCTTGAcgaatgatttttatttcttccTTCTCTCGCCTCTACTGACGATTCCAATGTGGTGGATCACCAAGAAATCCAAGCGAATTTGGGCCCTGGTGTATCCATTGATTTGGTTGGCAATATTCACGATCATTATTGCTGTTTTGGCCTACGCCAAAGATTGGCCTTTGTCTTCCCTAGTGGA TTTCATGGACTATGATTACCAAAGTGAAAGCTACATCAAACCTTGGTGTCGATGTCAACCGTATATTTTAGGATTAATGGTGGGCTACCTCGTTCACActacaaagaaacaaaatctgAGGATTAGTTGG CCGTTAAGCTATTGGTTGTGGATTGCATCCACAGGTATTGCCTTGTCCATTATATGGGGAGTGAATGTGCACGAGGTTTGGCAAACGGGTGTGACACCAACCTTAGTAGCCAGTGTATTTTTTAACGCCTTTTCAAGAATTGGTTGGGCCCTAGCACTGGGCTGGCTAATTTTCGCCTGTTGTCGTGGACAAGCTG GGAGTTTTTGGATCAATTCCTTCTTGACATGGGAAGGCTTTGTGCCTCTAAGCCGACTGACTTACTGCATATTTCTTTGCCATTGCACTGTGATTCCGGTTATGCTTTCGTTCTTCACTCACCACATTTACGTCACACACTTCTTTGTG acTTTGATTATCTTGGCTGCGTTTACGATTTCTCTGATGGTGGCCATTTTCATGTGTCTAGTGATTGAGATGCCGTTGTTAAATTCAGAAAAACTTTTCTTCTCATGGATATTTTCGCTTAGAAAAACTTCGTtataa
- the LOC131876955 gene encoding nose resistant to fluoxetine protein 6-like isoform X2 yields the protein MKRSHIWILFLLVEVNSCFSFNFEPPRISFDYEDFAYKFTTSDFKGEIEEFVSEKCLGDLTTFVERLLNPIGSLEPGSGGRWPLKMWDAMGKYPTDGFFTQGNFISPGSPSSCVEVEAIFDTASSKGQFAGKYCYVTMLSVNQSSSTMPILDDVLRERHTRGLNLISPSGAAFLNVPEARALLGGGLGKFGICLPDSCSFPDIENLLGLYSLTLSSLDELFIMSPQNCIENQSDKAFETGDILFLIIISIFLALVALGTLYDWIHRWQKDTSLAPTDNWIVGFSLQYNCSKLFRVTEASRGEDHLSCLDGIRFLSMSWVLLSHAYSSCLGLPLKNMFHVGDEFVEPFLFRTILNGYVCVDSFFVLSGVLTAYLTFKELDRNEGWMNVPLFYIHRYIRLTGVYAMMIFFSATVYKYLDIGPLNNVEFEVQMCKDVWYSNLLYYNIFVFEQGFCLGHTWFLTNDFYFFLLSPLLTIPMWWITKKSKRIWALVYPLIWLAIFTIIIAVLAYAKDWPLSSLVESIRLQKFAKLEL from the exons atgaagcGCAGCCATATCTGGATCTTATTCCTATTAGTGGAAGTAAATAGTTGCTTCAGTTTTAATTTCGAGCCTCCAAGAATCTCTTTCGATTATGAAGACTTTGCCTACAAATTCACTACATCAGATTTCAAAGGCGAGATCGAAGAATTCGTCTCCGAGAAATGTCTGGGAgatttgacaacttttgtaGAGCGATTATTGAACCCAATAGGATCCCTTGAACCTGGATCCGGCGGAAGATGGCCTTTGAAAA TGTGGGATGCCATGGGAAAATATCCCACCGACGGATTTTTCACCCAAGGCAACTTCATCTCGCCCGGTTCTCCATCTTCTTGCGTGGAAgttgaagccatttttgacacgGCTTCGAGCAAAGGCCAATTTGCAGGCAAATACTGTTACGTGACAATGCTGTCTGTCAACCAATCTTCATCAACCATGCCCATTTTGGACGATGTGCTTCGAGAACGACACACAAGAGGGTTGAATTTGATCTCACCAAGTGGAGCAGCATTTCTAAATGTTCCCGAAGCCAGG GCTCTTCTGGGAGGAGGACTTGGAAAATTTGGCATTTGTTTGCCCGATTCGTGTTCGTTTCCGGATATCGAGAACCTGTTGGGTCTTTACAGCTTGACTTTATCGTCACTTGACGAGTTATTCATCATGTCACCGCAAAACTGCATTGAGAACCAATCCGACAAGGCTTTCGAGACTGGTGACATCCTTTTCTT AATAATAATTAGCATTTTCTTGGCTCTGGTTGCTCTTGGCACCCTTTACGACTGGATTCATAGATGGCAGAAGGACACATCTTTGG CTCCGACGGATAATTGGATTGTTGGGTTTTCTTTGCAATACAATTGTAGCAAACTCTTTCGAGTGACTGAGGCATCCAGAGGCGAAGATCACTTGAGCTGCTTGGATGGAATTCGATTCCTGTCCATGAGTTGGGTCCTTCTGTCTCATGCATATTCCTCGTGTCTTGGACTACCTCTGAAAAACATGTTTCACGTGGGAGATGAG TTCGTGGAACCATTTCTCTTTCGTACCATTCTGAACGGCTATGTGTGTGTTGATAGTTTTTTCGTTCTCAGCGGGGTTCTCACGGCTTATTTGACCTTCAAAGAATTGGACCGAAATGAAGGTTGGAtgaatgttccacttttctaCATTCACCGATACATTCG CTTAACTGGAGTGTACGCCATGATGATATTCTTCAGTGCCACAGTGTATAAATATTTGGATATTGGTCCGCTTAATAATGTGGAGTTTGAAGTTCAAATGTGCAAGGATGTGTGGTACTCAAACCTGTTGTACTACAACATCTTTGTCTTTGAACAAGGATTT TGCTTGGGTCACACTTGGTTCTTGAcgaatgatttttatttcttccTTCTCTCGCCTCTACTGACGATTCCAATGTGGTGGATCACCAAGAAATCCAAGCGAATTTGGGCCCTGGTGTATCCATTGATTTGGTTGGCAATATTCACGATCATTATTGCTGTTTTGGCCTACGCCAAAGATTGGCCTTTGTCTTCCCTAGTGGA GTCTATTAGGCTtcaaaaatttgccaaattggaACTTTAA
- the LOC131876959 gene encoding uncharacterized protein LOC131876959 encodes MENLNLIEITSKAKIYRRHHCVLTLVIVVLFVLCLGFIIADKVFIHFFQDHHHKEESIKLSGSSGVTWTIGGDEDNSVEIIDIGSSDDRKCKPIPNLTFRDKAYGAFGFLNEDGRPVVCCGRNENKCISWTGSEWQDHPTTASNDTRLELPIYPGVALFDRETLWITGGKSVHSNATVPTSLFFKTKYGFAPGPRLPESRFGHCLVSLSNSGDDNGEHSGHLLVGGKPFTKAVHIFSRGQWYQQVPISNARHGSACAKVNLDSGTSVVVVAGGYNLYGSSSDVDMFSLKTLEWTRGTTKLPFPLHYGAAVPRGNTFLILGGNGANGTRHKDILKYDPARNAWKLLGPRMAIPRVYFLAMSISESQSC; translated from the exons ATGGAAAACTTGAACCTGATCGAAATTACGAGCAAAGCCAAAATATATCGGAGACATCATTGTGTTCTCACATTGGTTATTGTGGTGTTGTTTGTTCTTTGTCTCGGCTTTATTATTGCTGATAAAGTgtttattcacttttttcaagacCATCATCATAAGG AAGAATCAATTAAATTAAGTGGATCAAGCGGAGTAACGTGGACCATCGGTGGGGACGAAGACAATTCGGTTGAAATAATCGATATCGGAAGCTCTGACGATAGAAAATGCAAACCCATTCCCAACTTGACCTTCAGGGATAAAGCTTACGGCGCATTTGGCTTTTTAAACGAGGATGGTCGGCCCGTTGTTTGTTGTGGAAGGAACGAGAATAAATGCATTTCGTGGACGGGATCTGAGTGGCAGGATCATCCAACCACCGCCTCCAATGACACCAGGTTAGAGCTTCCCATATATCCTGGTGTGGCTCTCTTTGACCGGGAAACCCTATGGATCACAG GAGGGAAATCTGTTCACTCGAATGCGACAGTTCCGACCAGTTTGTTCTTCAAGACGAAATATGGATTTGCCCCTGGTCCAAGGTTACCGGAATCTCGATTTGGCCACTGTTTGGTTTCTCTGAGCAACTCCGGGGACGATAATGGTGAGCACTCGGGACATCTTCTGGTGGGTGGAAAACCGTTCACGAAGGCTGTTCACATCTTCTCGCGGGGCCAATGGTACCAACAAGTCCCCATTTCTAATGCTAGACATGGATCCGCTTGTGCCAAGGTGAACCTTGACAGTGGAACGTCCGTTGTGGTCGTGGCTGGGGGTTATAATCTATATGGAAGTTCCTCTGACGTGGATATGTTCTCGTTGAAAACATTGGAATGGACCAGAGGGACGACAAAACTGCCTTTTCCTCTCCATTATGGAGCTGCGGTTCCTCGAGGGAATACTTTCTTGATCCTGGGCGGCAATGGAGCCAATGGCACCAGACACAAAGACATTCTAAAGTATGATCCTGCTCGCAATGCTTGGAAGCTCTTGGGTCCACGAATGGCCATTCCTCGAGTCTATTTCCTGGCCATGTCAATCTCGGAGAGCCAGAGCTGCTAA